ACGAACCCGCTGCTCAACGCTTGCGTCTACGGCACTGCCAATAACCCTTTTCATGACACCTCCGGAGCAATGACCCTGGATGCCAAAACTACCGGGAGGTGGCGACATACTGGAGTGAAAAGCCCTGACAGGATGCTGAGAAAAACTCAGGTTCTTTCCGTCCACCATCGTCGTTGAAAGTTCTACTGGAGAGGGAAACTTGCCAGAATTTCGACTGGCGGAAACTGCACAAGCTCGATCGCCGTAATATGACCGTCGTGATGGTCGAAATTGCACATCGCTGCTTCCAAAGCCTTCTCCGGCTTTCCTTTGAGCGTTGCGACCGTGACATGAGGTACCCAACTACCAACCAAATGATGTTCGTGTATTTGCTGCCCTCGAACGGCTTCCGCGATATTCTCATGAAGTGCAAGGAGCGATTGAGTTACGACAGGTGCCAGAAAAACATAGGATGGGATCCCTGAAAATATTCCAAAGTGACTCATTTTTATTTTGAGCTGGCCAGTATTTTGGCAAGCTGCGGCGAGTTGCTGAATCATGGGATCAACGCGTTCACCGTCCTCTATCACTGCCAAGGTGATGTGTGGTGGATAGTCCAGCTGCTTTTCTGCGTTCGGAGCCCGAACGAGGAGATCTTGCCTTAACCGGTCTATTGTCTTGGAAAGGTGATCGTCCAATCGTGCAGCTATAGCCAATGGCATGGGTCCATCTGATCCTTGAAAGCGCTGGAAATTCATTGTGTTCCCGACATCGTGCATTTGGTTCGCCGGCAAGCGAGAGAGAAAGGCTCATCTTTGCATGATGAATTCTCAGCAGCGTCTCTCTCCATTCAATGACAGGTATGTATGGCCATTTTTCAGTATCGAGATGGCCTGCAAACGGATCTCTGGATGGAAACCGCAACACTTACCGGCCTCGCACTTTATGCTTTCGTGATGACGATCACGCCGGGGCCGAACAACCTGATGCTCACCACATCAGGCCTTGTCTTTGGCATGGCACGAACATGGCCACATATTCTCGGAATTCCTTTTGGTGTTGCCGTTCAATTGATGTCGGTCGGAGCTGGCCTTGGGGCTGTCTTTGCACTTGAGCCCCGTATCCAGATTTTTTTGAAAATTATTGGCACGGCTTACCTGCTCTGGCTTGCTTACAAACTCTGGCGTGCCGCCGAGATGCCCGATGCCTCTTTGGCAAAGCCGGTTTCTTTTTTCCAGGCTGCCGCATTCCAGTTCGTAAACCCCAAGGCCTGGCTGATTGCGGTAACCGTCATCGCGGCCTTTATTTCTCCAGATAACGGCTATCTGATCCAGCTTGTCTTTGCCTCAGCGATTTTCACCGTTGTCGGCATTCCATGCTTGGCGGTGTGGGCGGCCTTCGGGGCTGGACTGCGACAAGTGCTTCACGATCCATCGAAACTTCTTCTCATAAATCGCAGCATGTCCGCGCTCGCGGCACTGACAGCAGGATTGTTTTGGCTATGAATTTTCTTTCAC
This window of the Martelella lutilitoris genome carries:
- a CDS encoding 2'-5' RNA ligase family protein, with protein sequence MHDVGNTMNFQRFQGSDGPMPLAIAARLDDHLSKTIDRLRQDLLVRAPNAEKQLDYPPHITLAVIEDGERVDPMIQQLAAACQNTGQLKIKMSHFGIFSGIPSYVFLAPVVTQSLLALHENIAEAVRGQQIHEHHLVGSWVPHVTVATLKGKPEKALEAAMCNFDHHDGHITAIELVQFPPVEILASFPLQ
- a CDS encoding LysE family translocator, which codes for MAIFQYRDGLQTDLWMETATLTGLALYAFVMTITPGPNNLMLTTSGLVFGMARTWPHILGIPFGVAVQLMSVGAGLGAVFALEPRIQIFLKIIGTAYLLWLAYKLWRAAEMPDASLAKPVSFFQAAAFQFVNPKAWLIAVTVIAAFISPDNGYLIQLVFASAIFTVVGIPCLAVWAAFGAGLRQVLHDPSKLLLINRSMSALAALTAGLFWL